GCCCGGAGGCCGCCCCCGCCGACGCCATCGGCGCGAGAAGATAGATCAGGTCAGCCTCATCTGGACCGACCAGATCAACCGATGCGGTCGACGCCGCGCCGCCGTCCACGTACGTGCGACCGTCGATCTCCACCGGCGGCATCCAGCCGGGAATCGCCCACGACGCACGCAACGCCTGGCCTGCCGTGGCAGCGGGCGACCCCGGGCTGCCGAACGCGACACGTTCACCGTCCCCGGGCCGGTAGGCGACCAGCCGCACGCCATCGCGTTCGAACCAGTCACGCCCTCCAGTCGACGCGTCTGCGAGACGCTGGAGCCAGGCGGTGTCACCACGGCCTCGCGGGGCGAGGCCGGTGAGTCGAGAATGCCCCGGTCCTCCGGCTCGAACGGCCGACAGGCTCGGCACCGCCGGTGCCGGCAGCTTCGGCAACGACGGAGGACAGTCCGCGAGGTGACTGCACAGCACCGCGTTCGGCGGGTTCCCCTGCTGCATCGCAACGAGGTCGGCAACACTGTGCCCGCCCGCAAGCATGGTGACGATCTCCGATCCGGCGGAAGTCCCCTGGAGGATCGACGCCGACGCCGGATCCCAGCCCGTCTGGTCGACGAGATGATGCAGCGCGGCGACGGTCCACGCACCGCCGATGGTTCCGCCGCAGCCGATGACGAGTGCGGTGCGGGTCATGCGCCGGCCTCCGACTTGTCTGCCGCGTGATCACGGGACTGGCGATCGATCCGGTCGAGGTATGCGCGACGCTCCTCGGCGTCCAACGCCATGGCCTGACGCTCCCCGGCCAGGCGACGAGCGACTCGCTCGACGAATTCGGGGACGAACGCGTCGACGAGCACCCAACCGGGAGCGATCCAACCCGGCACAGACGTCCGAGGCGCTCTGACGCGGACACTGCGGACCACGGCTCTCGCCACGTCCTCCGGGTCGACCGTCGGCAGGATCCCACCCAGCTTCGCGCCGGACGCCAGTTCGGTGCGGACCGCCGACGGCAGGATCGCCGAGACCGTCACTCCGGTCCCGTCGTACTCCCGGCGCGCGGCAAGCGATGCTCCGAGCGCGGCGAACTTGCTCGCGTTGTACGTGACCATGCCCGGCAGCGGGATCATGCCGGCCAGCGAGGCGACGTTCACGATGTGCCCGACACCTGCGTCGCGCATGAGCGGCAACACGGACCGCATGCCGAGGAGGAGTCCGCGCACGTTCACGTCGAGCATCAGATCAGTCGTCGCGTCCGGCTCGTCTTCGAACGGACCGACGGGCATCACGCCCGCATTGTTGACAAGAACGTCGATTCGTCCCGATTCGCCGATCACCGTCTCGACGAACCGGGTCCACGACGAATGCGAGGTGACATCCAGATGGGCCGATCGAATACCCAGCCGGGCCGCTGTCTGAGCGGCGACGTCGGCGTCGACGTCGCCGATCCACACCTGCGCCCCTCGACTCGCGAACAGTTCGGCGGTGGACGCACCGATGCCGCGGGCGCCGCCGGTGATCACGACGACGGCGCCGTCGACGTCGATCGCCGGATTGGACGAGTTGAGGAATGGCAGCTTCATCATGCCGACGATCATTGTTCAAATACCGCCGGTATGTCAATACCCACGGTATGCACCCGCTATGATCGTCTCCATGCCACCCGAGACCGCACGACTGACCCGATCGGACCGACGAGCTAAGACCGTCGCCGATCTGGTGACGACCGCGCGGACCGCATTCCTCCGAGACGGATACGCCGCCACCAGCCTCGACGCCATCGCGGAGGCCGCGGGTTACTCGAAGGGCGCCGTCTACTCGAACTTCAAGGACAAGCCGACGCTGTGCCGCGCAGTGCTCGTCGACATCCACGACGAGAAGATGGCGGAGATCGCCGATCTGGCGCCCGGCGACGGCGAGGTGGACCCGATTCGATTCGTCGACGGTCTCGCCGACTGGCTTCGACGGTCCCTCGGCGACATGGAGTGGACGATGCTCGAGTTCGAGTACGCCGCGCTCGCGCGCAGCAATCCGGACGTCAAGGAGGCGATCGCGACCCTCCGCTACGAGATCAGCGAGACGATCGCGGCGCAGTTGGCCCGGGTGTTCGGCGATTCACTGGCCATCAGCGACGCGTTCGGCTCACCGCACGACATCGCCGACCTGATACTGAGCACCGGGATCGGCCTCAGCGTGCAGCGCGCGATCGACCCGCGAGTGTCCGTAGAGCCGGCGATCGGCATCCTCACCGCCGTAGCCGCACTGCTGCACAAGATGTGAAAGAACTTCGGCACTCTCTACCGCGCATAGCGCGGCGAAGAGTGCCGAAGTTGAGAGAACGGCGGATCAGCGCGTGCGGACGAGCGCCGTTCCGGTTGCGCGATCGTGCATGCTGCGTCCGTTGAGGTCGGCGATGAGAGCAGGGACGACGAAGAAGACGATCACCTGCCGGACGAGGGCGCGGACGAACCCGACCGCCGCGCGCGGCTCCGTTCCTGCGGCTTCTGCCGCGTTCCGCTCGGCGCCGTAGTCCACGCGGGCCACGCGCATCCCGGCCAGATACTGCCCCGGCGTGAAGCCGAACAGGCTGACGGCGACCAGACCCATCACGAACCAGGTGATCGCCTGCACCGGCGACGCAGCGCGCATCGTCATCTCAAAACCGCTGGCCATCCCCTCGGGGCCACGAACCCCGACGAT
This genomic window from Gordonia sp. PDNC005 contains:
- a CDS encoding patatin-like phospholipase family protein, coding for MTRTALVIGCGGTIGGAWTVAALHHLVDQTGWDPASASILQGTSAGSEIVTMLAGGHSVADLVAMQQGNPPNAVLCSHLADCPPSLPKLPAPAVPSLSAVRAGGPGHSRLTGLAPRGRGDTAWLQRLADASTGGRDWFERDGVRLVAYRPGDGERVAFGSPGSPAATAGQALRASWAIPGWMPPVEIDGRTYVDGGAASTASVDLVGPDEADLIYLLAPMASAGAASGPGIGGALERLLLRKPMSAVMWREVEAVRARGTEVVVITPDARDLRGLGPNFMARDKRAEAFEQSMISAADSVRRALDEGAVA
- a CDS encoding SDR family oxidoreductase, translating into MMKLPFLNSSNPAIDVDGAVVVITGGARGIGASTAELFASRGAQVWIGDVDADVAAQTAARLGIRSAHLDVTSHSSWTRFVETVIGESGRIDVLVNNAGVMPVGPFEDEPDATTDLMLDVNVRGLLLGMRSVLPLMRDAGVGHIVNVASLAGMIPLPGMVTYNASKFAALGASLAARREYDGTGVTVSAILPSAVRTELASGAKLGGILPTVDPEDVARAVVRSVRVRAPRTSVPGWIAPGWVLVDAFVPEFVERVARRLAGERQAMALDAEERRAYLDRIDRQSRDHAADKSEAGA
- a CDS encoding TetR/AcrR family transcriptional regulator; this translates as MPPETARLTRSDRRAKTVADLVTTARTAFLRDGYAATSLDAIAEAAGYSKGAVYSNFKDKPTLCRAVLVDIHDEKMAEIADLAPGDGEVDPIRFVDGLADWLRRSLGDMEWTMLEFEYAALARSNPDVKEAIATLRYEISETIAAQLARVFGDSLAISDAFGSPHDIADLILSTGIGLSVQRAIDPRVSVEPAIGILTAVAALLHKM
- a CDS encoding RDD family protein, with product MTSRGDSGSTRRAAGTWLSGPQIPGAEGNRFRGEDLGLPESGVGALASGWQRLVGILADWLIAGGVAILIVGVRGPEGMASGFEMTMRAASPVQAITWFVMGLVAVSLFGFTPGQYLAGMRVARVDYGAERNAAEAAGTEPRAAVGFVRALVRQVIVFFVVPALIADLNGRSMHDRATGTALVRTR